One region of Parambassis ranga chromosome 12, fParRan2.1, whole genome shotgun sequence genomic DNA includes:
- the ptpn13 gene encoding tyrosine-protein phosphatase non-receptor type 13 isoform X2, with protein MHVSLAEALEVRGGPLQEEEVWAVLSQSAESLQELFHKDPAAMGFIISPWSLLLMPSGNISFTDEYVTQQDLRAFTAPELLQGISLESVSDIEKMHMYSLGMTLFWGADYEIPQSQPMKLGEHLNSLLLNMCDDITLSRMSLRTVLDICSKHIRNSSCDPPFSYIRKLVRLVLGSLSQLDGLLTDRESLPERSKEIRERLRGKGLPSGRSAAPRVLERYRARTQDQTSLNRGLSRSMGSLPIQDLLKGEEAAALQYSLADYNPNSESPTDLYPKAPSLQYQRSYPHLHPLHPQQKGRPVELDRRSLPYYGGDLGPSQARKTWASSVDLACIDPEALRFGDLEDARRGSTALSTHSIGRRKSPLRASRERDSRYSEFGGLQSRKPHHNSALSVGSGFTGAYDRIKERQRKLQVLRQAVDDPVHTHQRYLSDYSSSSESPSVTSSDPDYRQAKKPSDVIRYGSQLALSNEQDALSPTTIHIPHRHRQHEGAADEGLAGAELLLQRQEEVQRLQAHLASRLSRSNLYPTDEPLVPTLTSIVDLQEPPYTSSALHRKSKNFHGPEFVKMASEPGVALSVPSSIMKRGKVEEVQRKVGVVLLNGQKLELSCDIKAVCKDVLDMVVAHIGLVEHHLFGLAYLKDNEFFFVDLDAKLSKVAPEGWKEDPKKRRTDVPFNLFLRIKFFLDDVNLIQHAMTKHQYYLQLRKDVLEERMRCNTENAMLLASLALQAEFGDYQPEIHGKAYFRSEHYLPVSIFDKVDQTTIKEELPKLHSNYYGASETEAEFEFLKVSQRLTEYGVHFHRVLPEKRSQTGIMLGVYSKGVLIFEVLNGNRTPVLRFPWRETKKISFTKKKICLQNTSDGIKHLFQTDSNKTCQYLLQLCSDQHKFHLQMKARQNNQELQELENSPLSSLHYPFNPRSGDGRTVNSGSLAPSLSTRSNPDHLKRISYSEVALNKAPSGPILAHDELRFPGFNPMASTGLSNPRIMSRSHHNLGQMPESPEHRMAEASHGQAHGGLIKPQPNQVSPHFQQHQRASSDTDSLSQQQDKSFGSVSHSSTAWSLSRSKKESDSSSIEDTGQAYVVGVSMHSSSGPSSTPASVNDSLKKKVSALPSPEREITTVNLKKDVKYGLGFQVVGGENTGRSDLGTIVSSVTPGGPADVNGCLKPGDRLISVNDVNLEGLSHAATIDILQNAPDDVTLVVSQPKERLYKDSPSGFAPFQARSSLKSLNSAQRRELDFDTSSEERAATGSPSPPLRSAASPSSTSSPVHQHASLSSQDSRTSSIAKTSQPPANGVQQGLERAAASTAQHHGPKPNVGLDPTPPALPPKTRKAKASEAPKVSEHSDWGDSDMDEETYSSSQEKLKGKKECIMESLNGNAPGVNSLRPGELFDVELSKKDSSLGISVTVLFGKGGVNTTVRHGGVYVKAIIPKGAAELDGRIQKGDRVVAVNGKTLEGATHEKAVEVLRDTGQMVHLLLEKGHLPAESVHAPLTPQCTPPSAVSDRDQTKNKEQPLEVKEKPEYSFITPDNVFEVCLLKNTSGLGFSFSREESIPDEPSGSSMVRVKKLFPGQPAAESGRINVGDVILRVNQTPLKGLSQHEVISALRGTGQEVTLLLCRPEHGVLPEMDTSAMTPIPSPRKEPVTLAEPSLNPARISSAPGSQGSWKQGPVEDALERLLLKTPGRQNSYSDSTDGDEEVEEAFSPSTLEHSRQTWDRSVYQTPSSNLGLGRYDSTGHLDDTIHSAFYSPNLSMTRSDLSNRSPLAADLESSTLSMVSSPSAPSPDPLPPPLPLPLNLTVSSNGQDMEDFVPEVELKVSLVKSEKGSLGFTLTKGNDHGCYIHDIVQDPAKEDGRLRPGDRMITVNDTDVSNMGHTEVVNLVRAAPRVVDLVVGRVLEAPKPPIEAHLLPDIWFKCDQEPLGLVLDGGCDSVYGVLFVKDILPGLLAFNEGSLRPLDLIHYISGAPTQDLTLSESTRLLELSLDDLTLKATRDGKPVFPEQSVSLLNNNISPKVSSSMNGFLKEEDSRDTDSLAALCPLEEEIIKVDLEKLPSGGLGFSVIGGERGIFVKSITPGGIAESSGRLQVGDRLLKVNEEIMTGVSHTKAVTTIRKTKGLVHLVVSRPSDQNPNTYLAYLPINSDKCNGNTDLSDDSGVKSKLCTPHDQLKSGSFPPIPPIDYDDDPLEEKLATEQSAELSEDTDCDGSSLPEDSPESSRKAPWQEESVDDLRNENYLQMGAGQPEEDEITWGSDELPIENMNSKSRDGPIITEDELTSLPLVKVIPDGQYTGQKLNTVVRMMRGLLEQKVPLQEFENLQNLQPLDDCLIGQTKENKKKNRYKNIVPFDTTRVVLGKDGGYINANFIKMPVKDENFMYIACQGPLPTTLGDFWQMVWEQKSNVIAMMTQEVEGGKVKCQRYWPDTPRAAEMVDDRLRITLIKDQHLDNFVIRLIEVKDVQTNEVQIVTHLNYTGWPDHGTPSQPEQLLTFISYMRHVHRSGPIITHCSAGIGRSGTLICIDVVLGLISKDADFDISDVVRNMRLQRQGMVQTEDQYIFCYQVILYVLRCLQADENISG; from the exons GGAGAAGTGCTGCTCCCAGAGTCTTGGAGCGCTACAGAGCGAGGACTCAGGACCAAACGTCTCTGAATCGAGGCCTCAGCCGTTCCATGGGTTCGCTGCCAATCCAGGACTTGTTGAAGGGAGAAGAGGCAGCAGCCCTACAGTATTCCCTGGCTGATTATAACCCCAACTCTGAATCCCCCACAGACCTGTATCCTAAAGCCCCCTCACTCCAGTACCAGCGCTCCTATCCCCATTTGCACCCACTACACCCTCAGCAAAAGGGGCGGCCTGTGGAACTGGACCGTAGGTCTTTACCCTACTACGGTGGGGACCTGGGACCAAGCCAGGCCAGGAAGACGTGGGCTTCCTCTGTGGATTTGGCTTGCATTGATCCAGAGGCTCTTCGTTTTGGGGATTTGGAGGATGCTCGGAGAGGCAGCACAGCATTGAGTACCCACTCCATAGGCAGACGCAAATCACCTTTGCGGGCGTCCAGGGAGAGGGATTCTCGCTACTCTGAGTTTGGTGGCCTGCAGAGTAGGAAACCTCATCACAACTCAGCACTATCTGTTGGCTCGGGCTTCACTGGTGCCTATGACAGGATCAAGGAGCGACAGAGGAAACTTCAGGTGCTAAGACAAGCAGTGGATG ACCCAGTCCACACCCACCAGAGGTACCTCAGTGATTACAGCTCCTCCAGTGAGAGCCCCTCAGTGACCTCCTCTGATCCAGACTACAGGCAAG CTAAGAAACCAAGTGACGTGATAAGATACGGCTCCCAGCTGGCACTTTCAAACGAACAGGATGCCCTGTCACCAACAACGATCCAcatcccacacagacacag GCAACATGAGGGGGCAGCTGATGAAGGATTGGCTGGAGCCGAGTTGCTCCtccagagacaggaggaggtgcagcGCCTCCAGGCCCACCTGGCCAGCAGGCTGTCCAGGTCCAACCTCTACCCCACAGACGAACCCCTTGTCCCAACTCTCACCTCCATTGTCGACCTTCAGGAGCCTCCCTACACTTCTTCTGCTTTGCACCGCAAAAGCAAG AACTTTCATGGACCTGAGTTTGTGAAGATGGCCAGCGAGCCCGGTGTTGCCTTATCTGTTCCTTCTTCGATAATG AAACGTGGCAAGGTGGAAGAAGTCCAGAGGAAGGTGGGCGTGGTGCTGCTGAATGGCCAAAAGTTGGAGCTGAGCTGTGACATCAAGGCAGTGTGTAAAGACGTCCTTGATATGGTGGTTGCTCACATCGGGCTTGTAGAGCATCATCTCTTTGGCCTTGCATACCTCAAAG acaacGAGTTTTTCTTTGTCGACCTTGATGCCAAACTGTCCAAAGTGGCCCCAGAGGGATGGAAGGAGGACCCTAAGAAAAGGAGGACTGACGTGCCTTTTAATCTTTTTTTGCGCATCAAATTCTTCCTTGATGATGTCAACCTCATACA GCACGCCATGACCAAACATCAGTACTACTTACAGCTGAGGAAAGACGTCTTGGAGGAGAGGATGCGCTGCAACACAGAAAATGCCATGCTGCTGGCATCACTGGCATTACAGGCCGAGTTTGGTGACTACCAGCCTGAG ATCCATGGGAAGGCCTACTTCAGATCAGAGCACTACCTGCCGGTGTCTATCTTTGATAAGGTGGACCAGACAACCATCAAGGAGGAACTGCCAAAACTTCACAGCAACTACTATGGAGCGTCTGAAACTGAGGCAGAGTTTGAGTTCCTCAAG GTGAGCCAGAGGCTGACGGAATACGGAGTCCATTTCCATCGGGTGCTTCCTGAGAAGAGATCTCAGACAGGCATCATGCTGGGTGTCTACTCCAAGGGGGTCCTCATTTTTGAAGTCCTTAATGGAAATCGTACCCCGGTGCTAAGGTTTCCCTGGAGGGAGACAAAGAAAATCTCCTTTACA aaaaagaagatcTGCCTTCAGAACACCTCAGATGGGATCAAGCACCTGTTTCAGACAGACAGCAACAAGACGTGTCAGTACCTGCTACAGCTGTGCTCTGATCAGCACAAGTTCCACCTGCAGATGAAGGCCCGGCAGAACAAccaggagctgcaggaactgG AGAACTCCCCCTTGAGCAGTCTGCATTATCCCTTTAACCCCCGCAGTGGAGATGGGAGGACGGTGAACTCGGGCAGCCTGGCCCCCAGCTTGTCGACACGTTCCAACCCAGACCACCTGAAAAGGATCTCATACTCGGAAGTAGCCCTCAACAAGGCACCTTCTGGCCCGATACTCGCCCACGACGAGCTTCGCTTTCCAGGTTTCAATCCAATGGCCTCCACGGGCCTTTCCAACCCGCGAATAATGAGTCGCTCCCACCACAATCTCGGGCAAATGCCAGAGTCACCTGAGCACCGAATGGCAGAGGCTAGTCATGGGCAGGCACACGGAGGACTGATTAAGCCACAGCCCAACCAAGTGTCCCCTCACTTCCAGCAACATCAGCGGGccagctcagacacagactctCTGTCACAACAACAGGACAA ATCATTTGGCTCAGTGTCTCACAGCAGCACCGCCTGGAGCCTCAGCAGGTCCAAAAAAGAATCTGACTCTTCATCCATAGAGGATACGGGCCAAGCATATGTAGTAG GTGTCAGCATGCACAGTTCCTCTGGCCCTTCCTCAACTCCAGCCTCTGTAAATG aTTCACTCAAGAAAAAGGTCAGTGCATTGCCATCTCCAGAGAGAGAAATCACAACCGTTAACCTGAAGAAAGATGTGAAATACGGACTGG gATTTCAGGTTGTAGGAGGGGAAAACACTGGCCGTTCAGACCTCGGGACCATCGTAAGCTCCGTCACTCCGGGAGGCCCCGCTGATGTCAATGGTTGCCTCAAACCTG GCGACCGGCTGATCTCTGTGAATGATGTAAACTTGGAAGGGCTCTCTCATGCCGCTACGATTGATATCCTTCAAAATGCTCCAGATGATGTGACTCTGGTGGTGTCACAGCCCAAAGAGAGGCTGTACAAAG ACTCTCCTTCAGGCTTTGCCCCCTTCCAGGCCCGGTCTTCATTAAAGTCACTTAATTCTGCTCAGAGACGAGAACTAGACTTTGATACCTCATCAGAGGAACGTGCAGCAACAGGAAGCCCGAGCCCTCCTCTCCGCAGTGCTGCCTCACCATCGTCCACCTCCTCGCCAGTCCACCAGCACGCCAGCCTCAGCTCTCAGGACTCTAGGACCAGCAGTATTGCTAAAACCAGCCAGCCTCCAGCTAATGGAGTTCAGCAGGGCCTAGAAAGAGCAGCTGCATCCACTGCCCAACATCATGGACCAAAACCAAATGTGGGTTTGGATCCTACCCCACCAGCTCTCCCACccaaaactagaaaagcaaaaGCATCAGAAGCTCCCAAGGTTTCTGAGCACTCCGACTGGGGAGATTCAGACATGGATGAGGAGACTTATTCCAGTAGTCAAGAGAAACTGAAGGGCAAAAAG GAATGCATCATGGAAAGTTTAAATGGTAATGCCCCAGGGGTCAATAGTCTCCGTCCAGGAGAACTATTTGACGTTGAGCTGTCCAAAAAAGACAGCAGCCTGGGCATAAGTGTCACGGTACTGTTCGGCAAG GGAGGAGTTAACACAACTGTTCGACATGGAGGCGTCTACGTCAAAGCCATCATACCAAAAGGTGCTGCAGAGCTTGACGGAAGGATACAGAAAG GTGATCGCGTGGTGGCCGTCAATGGAAAGACCCTGGAGGGAGCCACTCATGAGAAGGCAGTGGAGGTGCTACGAGACACCGGGCAG ATGGTGCACCTGTTGCTGGAGAAGGGTCACCTGCCCGCTGAAAGCGTGCATGCTCCCCTCACACCTCAGTGCACTCCGCCGTCTGCGGTCAGTGACCGAGACCAGaccaaaaacaaagagcagccGCTCGAGGTTAAAGAGAAACCAGAGTACAGCTTTATCACACCAG ATAATGTGTTTGAGGTGTGCCTGCTGAAGAACACGTCAGGCCTGGGCTTCAGTTTCAGTCGAGAGGAAAGCATCCCCGATGAACCCTCTGGCTCCAGCATGGTGCGGGTCAAAAAGCTGTTTCCTGGCCAGCCAGCTGCAGAAAGCGGTCGTATCAAtgtgggtgatgtcatcctgAGGGTCAATCAGACTCCCCTCAAAGGGCTCTCACAACAT GAGGTCATATCAGCTCTAAGAGGGACAGGGCAGGAGGTGACCCTGCTCCTCTGTAGACCTGAACATGGAGTTCTTCCTGAGATGGACACTTCAGCTATG aCACCCATACCATCACCTAGAAAGGAGCCAGTGACTCTTGCAGAGCCCAGCCTGAACCCGGCAAGGATCTCCTCTGCTCCTGGTTCACAGGGCAGCTGGAAACAGGGCCCAGTGGAGGACGCCCTGGAGAGGCTGCTGCTCAAAACCCCCGGCCGGCAAAACAGCTACAGCGACAGCACCGACGGGGacgaggaggtggaagaggccTTCAGCCCCAGCACCCTGGAGCACAGCAGGCAGACATGGGATCGGAGTGTTTACCAGACCCCAAGTAGCAACCTGGGACTGGGGCGCTATGACAGCACTGGCCATCTGGATGACACCATTCACTCTGCCTTTTATTCCCCAAACCTGTCAATGACAAGGTCAGACCTCAGCAACAG ATCCCCTTTGGCAGCTGATCTAGAGTCATCTACTCTCTCTATGGTGTCCTCTCCTTCTGCCCCAAGCCCAGatcctctcccccctccactGCCTCTGCCCTTAAACCTCACTGTGTCCAGCAATGGGCAGGACATGGAGGACTTTGTTCCA GAAGTGGAGCTAAAAGTCTCTTTGGTGAAGTCAGAGAAAGGCAGCCTTGGCTTCACCCTCACTAAAGGCAATGATCATGGATGTTACATCCATGACATTGTCCAGGATCCAGCCAAAGAAGATGGAAGGCTCAGGCCTGGGGATCGAATGATCACA GTAAACGACACGGACGTGAGTAACATGGGGCACACTGAGGTGGTGAATCTTGTTCGTGCCGCCCCTCGGGTGGTTGACCTGGTAGTAGGCCGAGTCCTGGAGGCTCCTAAACCCCCCATAGAGGCCCATCTGCTGCCTGACATTTGGTTTAAGTGCGACCAAGAACCACTGG GTTTGGTCCTGGATGGtggctgtgacagtgtgtacgGGGTCTTATTTGTGAAAGACATCCTGCCGGGCTTGTTGGCATTCAACGAAGGAAGCCTGAGACCACTCGACCTCATCCACTACATCAGTGGTGCTCCCACACAGGACCTGACTCTCAGCGAGAGCACGAGACTGTTGGAGCTCTCCCTCGACGACCTCACGCTGAAAGCCACGCG GGATGGAAAACCTGTTTTTCCTGAGCAAAGTGTCTCTCTTCTCAACAACAACATCAGCCCCAAGGTGTCGTCCAGCATGAATG GCTTCCTCAAAGAAGAGGACTCAAGAGACACGGATAGCCTTGCAGCACTTTGTCCATTAGAG GAGGAGATCATAAAGGTGGATCTAGAGAAGCTGCCGTCAGGAGGTCTGGGTTTCTCTGTAATTGGAGGGGAGCGGGGGATCTTTGTCAAATCCATCACACCAGGAGGAATAGCCGAGTCCTCAGGCAGGCTGCAAGTGGGAGACAGGCTGCTTAAA GTGAATGAAGAGATCATGACGGGCGTCTCCCACACCAAAGCTGTCACCACCATCCGTAAAACCAAAGGCCTGGTGCATCTTGTCGTCTCTAGACCATCTGACCAGAACCCAAACACATACCTGGCCTACCTGCCCATCAACTCTGACAAGTGCAACGggaacacag ATCTGAGTGATGACAGTGGAGTCAAGTCTAAGCTGTGTACGCCTCACGATCAGCTGAAATCTGGCAGCTTCCCTCCTATACCGCCAATAG ACTATGACGATGATCCGCTAGAAGAGAAACTAGCAACAGAGCAGAGTGCAGAGCTTTCAGAGGACACAGACTGTGATGGCTCCTCTTTACCTGAAGACTCTCCAGAG AGTTCCCGGAAAGCGCCCTGGCAAGAGGAGAGTGTTGACGATCTGAGGAATGAAAA CTACCTGCAGATGGGTGCCGGGCAGCCAGAGGAAGATGAAATCACATGGGGAAGTGATGAGCTGCCTATTGAGAACATGAACTCCAAATCAAGAG ACGGGCCAATCATCACGGAGGATGAGCTGACCTCTTTGCCTCTGGTCAAAGTGATCCCTGATGGCCAGTACACAGGCCAGAAGCTCAACACTGTCGTCCGCATGATGAGGGGACTTCTGGAGCAGAAAGTCCCCCTGCAGGAGTTTGAA AACCTTCAGAACCTGCAGCCACTGGATGACTGTTTAATCGGTCAGACGAAagaaaataagaagaagaacCGCTACAAGAATATCGTTCCCT TTGACACAACCCGAGTCGTGCTTGGTAAAGATGGAGGATACATCAACGCCAACTTTATTAAGATGCCCGTAAAGGACGAGAACTTCATGTACATCGCCTGTCAGGGGCCGCTGCCCACCACTCTGGGTGACTTCTGGCAGATGGTGTGGGAGCAGAAGTCCAATGTGATTGCTATGATGAcgcaggaggtggaggggggcaAAGTCAAATGTCAGCGGTACTGGCCGGACACACCCAGGGCAGCGGAGATGGTGGACGACAGGTTACGGATAACGTTGATCAAAGACCAACATCTGGACAACTTTGTCATCCGACTCATCGAGGTCAAAGATGTCCAG ACCAATGAAGTCCAGATTGTAACTCATCTAAACTACACCGGATGGCCCGACCACGGAACTCCCTCACAGCCCGAGCAGCTGCTCACATTCATCTCCTACATGAGACACGTTCATCGATCAGGGCccatcatcacacactgcaGCGCAGGCATCGGCCGTTCAGGGACCCTCATCTGCATAGACGTGGTTCTGGGTCTCATCAGTAAAGATGCTGAT TTTGATATTTCAGATGTCGTAAGAAATATGAGACTCCAGAGACAGGGAATGGTCCAGACGGag GACCAGTATATCTTCTGCTATCAAGTGATCCTCTATGTCCTCAGATGCCTTCAAGCTGATGAAAACATCTCAGGATAG